The segment CGCACAATTCGGCGGGCAGCACGCTCAGCGAACTCTCCGCGGCCTCAGCGGTGAGAGCCTCGGCGTACTCGGCGAATGCGGCCTGCGGGTCCAGCGTGGTCGCCGCGATCCGCACCGTCGCCGACATCCCCGCCGGACCGGTGAACTCGGCGCCGATGTCACCGGCCCCACTCTGCATGGACCAGCCCTCGGGGACGGCGACCGTGACGACGGGCGCCTTCGCGTCGGCCACCTTGGCCACCATGCCGACCGCCGGGCGCGGCTCCGGCTCGCAGGTGACGGCGCCCGCGGGGACGGCCGTCGTGCTGGTCGGCACCACACCGAAATCCGGGTGCCCGGTAACGCCGGTCGCGGTGCCGGGGTCGGCCGGCGCGGTGGTCCTCGCCGTGGTCGTCTCTGTGGTCGTCGCTGTGGTGGCCGCAGTGACGCTGTCGGCCACCGGCGTTCCCTGCCCGGGCTTCGTGCACGACACCGCCGTCAGGACGGCACAGCACAGCATCACTGCGGTCGAGGTCCTCCCGCCGCCGTTCATCAGTCCCTCGCGAACGCCCGCGCGAGTTCGCGCTCGGCATCAGGGTACGCCGCACCCGACACATCGACCACGATGCGGCCGATCGTGCCGCCGGTGAACTCGAACGGCGCCCGGTAGGCAGTGGACACGGGTTGACCCGCGTTGCGTCCCACACTGACCCCGCCACCGGCCAGGCCGAACATCACCGGATGGGCCTTCACGTCCGCACGGGCGGCCACGGCGGCGCCGTCCACGTAGAGCGTGACATCGCCGACCGGGGTGTGGCTACCGTCCACGGTGCCGGTCCGCGCAAAGCCGACGCCGACCACATGCGCGCCGGTCGCCAGCGGTTCGGTGACGCCCACGTGTTGTTCTTCCTCGCCGAAGAAGTTGTATACGAACTGCAGCCGGCCCTCGTCGATGTAGAGCACGTAGCCACCGTGTCCGGCGCCCTGCTTGAACAACACGCCCCGCACGTCGTCGCTGTCGATGGTGACCTCGGCCAGCACCGAGAACGAGCGTCCCGCGATGTTGACGCAACCGCCGACCGCGACAGGAGCGGTGTGCGGATAGTAGACGTAGCTCGTCCGGTCACCGGCCAGCGACGGACGCCAGCGGGTGATCATCTCGAACACCCCGAGGTCGGACAGCGGTATCCCGTTGTACTTCTCGGCTTCCGAAAGCCACAACGCCTGCATCTCGGCGAGCTTGTCCGGGTGGTCTGCGGCCACATCGTGGCACTGGCTGCGGTCGGCGTCGAGGTGGAAGAGCTCCCAGCGGTCCTGGTCGAAATGCGACCATCCCGACGGAGCGGCGGGGTGCACAGCGCTGGCGAACCAGCCCCGATGCCAGATTCCCCTGGTCCCCAGCATCGTGTAGAACTGGGTCTCCTTTCCGGTCGGTGCGTCCGGATCATCAAGGGCCACTTTGAAACTGATGCCATCGAGCGGCTTCTGCGGAATGCCCTTCACGGTCGGGGGCGCGACGATGCCCAGCAGGTCGTACACGGTCGGGGTGATGTCGCAGACATTGACATAGTTGTCTCGGATCTCCCCATGCGCGGAAAGCCCTGCGGGCCAAGAGATGATCGCCGCGTCGGCAATGCCACCCTCATGCGAGGCGTACCGCTTGTAGAGCTTGTAAGGGGTGTTGAACGCCATCGCCCAGCCGATCGGGTAATGGCCGTAGGTGGTGGGGCCGCCCAGCTCGTCGAAGAAGCGCATGCTGTCCTCGACCGTGTCGATGTACCCGTTGAAGAACTTGCCTTCGTTGACCGAGCCGTTCGGCCCGCCCTCACCGCTTGCCCCGTTGTCGCTGATCACCACGATGATCGTGTTGTCCAGCTGGCCGGACTGCTCGAGATAGTCGAGAATGCGGCCGATCTGAGCGTCGGTATAGGACAGGAAGCCGGCGAACACCTCGGCCATGCGGGCGAACAGCTTCTTCTCTTCGTCGCTCAGCGAATCCCACGGACGCACGGTGTCCTGCTCGGGCCAGGGCTGTCCGTCCAGCCCCGTGACGTCGCCGTAGGGATTGACCGGTGACAGTTCGGTATCCGGCGGCACGATACCCATCCGCTTCTGGTTCTCCAGCACGATCTCCCGGTACCGCTCGTACCCCATGTCGAAGGTGCCGGCGTATTTGTCGGCCCACTCCTTGAACACGTGATGGGGCGCGTGTCCGGCGCCGGGGCAGACATAGGAGAACCACGGCTTGTCGGGGGCGATCATCGTCGAATCACGGATGAACTCGATTGCCCGGTCCGCGATGTCCTTGGAGAGGTGGTAGCCCTCCTCGGGGGTGGCGGGCGCCTCGACGGGATGCCCGTCGTAGATCAGCTCCGGGTACCACTGGTCGGTTTCGCCACCCATGAAGCCGTAGAACCGGTCGAAGCCACGGGACAACGGCCAATGCCTGCGGGTGGCAGCCAGATTGGACTCTTCCAGCGGTGTCAAATGCCACTTGCCCACGCACGAGGTGCTGTAGCCGTGCTCGGCCAGCACCTCCGAGATCAGCGCCGTTTCATTGGGGATCCGGCCGTTGATACCGGGGAAACCCTCGGTGAACTCTTCGACGATGGCCATCCCGACCGTGGTGGCGTTGCGGCCGGTCAGCAGCGCCGCGCGGGTCGGGGAACACAGCGCGGTGGTGTGGAACTGTGACAGCCGCACACCCTTGTCCGCGATGCGGCGCAT is part of the Mycobacterium adipatum genome and harbors:
- a CDS encoding arylsulfatase, with amino-acid sequence MAAEFHGKIALDIRDSEPDWGPYAAPVAPADAPNVLYLVWDDIGIATWDCFGGLVEMPAMRRIADKGVRLSQFHTTALCSPTRAALLTGRNATTVGMAIVEEFTEGFPGINGRIPNETALISEVLAEHGYSTSCVGKWHLTPLEESNLAATRRHWPLSRGFDRFYGFMGGETDQWYPELIYDGHPVEAPATPEEGYHLSKDIADRAIEFIRDSTMIAPDKPWFSYVCPGAGHAPHHVFKEWADKYAGTFDMGYERYREIVLENQKRMGIVPPDTELSPVNPYGDVTGLDGQPWPEQDTVRPWDSLSDEEKKLFARMAEVFAGFLSYTDAQIGRILDYLEQSGQLDNTIIVVISDNGASGEGGPNGSVNEGKFFNGYIDTVEDSMRFFDELGGPTTYGHYPIGWAMAFNTPYKLYKRYASHEGGIADAAIISWPAGLSAHGEIRDNYVNVCDITPTVYDLLGIVAPPTVKGIPQKPLDGISFKVALDDPDAPTGKETQFYTMLGTRGIWHRGWFASAVHPAAPSGWSHFDQDRWELFHLDADRSQCHDVAADHPDKLAEMQALWLSEAEKYNGIPLSDLGVFEMITRWRPSLAGDRTSYVYYPHTAPVAVGGCVNIAGRSFSVLAEVTIDSDDVRGVLFKQGAGHGGYVLYIDEGRLQFVYNFFGEEEQHVGVTEPLATGAHVVGVGFARTGTVDGSHTPVGDVTLYVDGAAVAARADVKAHPVMFGLAGGGVSVGRNAGQPVSTAYRAPFEFTGGTIGRIVVDVSGAAYPDAERELARAFARD